The DNA region TTGACAGTGGCTTTTTTATCCCTCCCTTTCCCAGGGTTCACAAACCATGTGTGATAAATGGTTGAGttaaagcaattaaaactgCCTTAAAGGTTCATACCTGAAGGATTGGCAACTgaaacctttttcttttcagcgtggagtTAACCTCTGGTGTCTTCTTTGTGAAGTGCACACTGATGCAGTTCCTAAcgaaatattctttttcaaatagTCGCTGCAGCTTCATGAACTTGGCAAGAATGAAAATTAGACATTGTTTGTGTAGTTTCACACAGCTGTTGGTTTTTAGAGAGCCGGATTCCTTTATTTGTTGTGAAATGTGAGGTTATGGCACTTGAAACTCACTCATAATGAGATTGATCACGTAATCGACATACAAAGTGCACTTGTTAGGTTTTTTTATTGGTTTTGTCTTCGCACTTTAGCTTTAACACTCAAATTaagttttttaattgtttttataaaatctTTCAATCTTAATGTGGAAAAACTACATGACTTAACTCCTGCAAGCTGAACTTACACCACTTTGTTGGCCAAACATGAATTGTAGATTTATTTTAGAAcatttcacacaacaaagcaggAATTCAGTCCAGTTTTATTTTGGTCTGGAGTATGTATCGTAAATGTTTTAGTGGAATTTGTGCTTCCATGGAAACGGTTACCTCATTCAGACATGCattaaattgagtgtaaaaaTAGCTGTGGATTTAGATTGATTCAGACTTGCATCACAAATTACCTCTGCTCTCTGACTCATCTGAGCTGTGATTTTTGgatactttgaaaataaatctagGCGTGTTCTGATAACACAAGGCTGCTTCCATATGAAAACTTAAAATGGTAGGCGTGTTCTGATAACGCAAGGCTGCTTCCATATGAacatttaaaatggttttaGTCACAAGTCTCAAGATGGAATTTCATCTTTTTTTGTGGTGGGTGATGTCAAACGGCATTATGCAGTAAGACCCAGGTTTCTTAGCACTCAAGTTGTAGTTTTGCTGTAATTTCTGTAGAAAAGTATAAGGAAAGGGGAGGTTACTGCACCCTTCTAATGTGCTAATTTGTCATCTCAGCCAAAGTTTTATTTTGAGAAATACCATAATTCTTAAACAGAAGTGGGGAAAAACAGGTCAGCTGCATGGCACTCTTGGGTTACTGAATAAAGTGAATTCATTTTTGCCCATGTCACTTAATCCTGACCTGTTTTCCAGACATCCTTTTTAATGGTTGCATTAAAACATAACTCATTTGGTAACAGGGTATTTTTTGCTACAGCAAAAGAATGGTGGAATAACAAGAATGGAGCTTCCAAAACTTCATGCAGAATATTTTCAACAGTATGCAAAGTAGAATTGTCAACACacccacacagctgtcagtttTAACCTTCCCAGTTTGTGTAGTTTACTTCGTTTTGTGGATCAGCTGTCCCTAAGGGTTTCAGTGATCTCATTCCCTCTAAATATCCTATTTCCCTGGCCTACGGGAAATGTTTCTAGCACTCTTGCTACACTCGACTGAGGATTCAccaatttaatattttgatgaGCTCTAAagtgtcaatatactgtacattttaatttctcagGTTTCTTCCTTGACCTCCTTGTTGAAGTATGGAATGTGGTGGTGTTATCTCTAGTTCATGAGCAGTTGTCTTGAACTGGCTTTTCCGTGTCCTTCAAGCTGCTGAAAACAGACTACATAATGGCTGCCTTCATCCAAATTTGAGGTGCCCAGTTGATAAAGTTTTTTAATTAGCCTGATATGCATCTTCTGTGCCAGctgtgtttttagaaaatggTTATGAAAGTATTTTCATCTTTTGTGACGTAACtgatttttgttgtcttttcagGCTAAAGAAATCTTAACAAAAGAGTCCAATGTGCAGGAGGTACGGTGTCCAGTCACTGTTTGCGGAGATGTTCACGGACAGTTTCACGACCTCATGGAGTTATTCAGAATTGGAGGCAAATCTCCAGACACAAATTACCTTTTCATGGGAGACTATGTTGACAGAGGCTACTATTCTGTGGAAACGGTCACACTGCTTGTAGCTCTTAAGGTAAAATTGAggagtcttttctttttttttttgagttaATCAAATATTAGCTTTTGTGTGTTTACATGGGCATTATTTGGATCCTAATGTTTGTCTTGAGTTGCTGGagttttttgtgcattttaagAAAACTAAGTCGTCTTTCTCATTTGCATTGTGACACCCTTATAGCTAGCATAATATACAATTAACTTATGGTGTGTCCTCAACACAACCACAATTTAACCAATGCTGTTTTTATAGTAGGCCCTAACATCTAGTTTTCATATTACTGATGTATTCAGGCAAGTTTGCAAATTTAAAGATATTTAGAACCCAATTGTTTCCatctcctttttgtttttgtcagatGTCCTCTCCCACAATATGTTCCTGCAATTGCTTGATGTGATTTGTCAGTTTCAGCTTTAAAATTACagcaaaaatgtcaaaattagTATCGGGATAAGTGGTGACCTTTCACTGCTCTCTAGTGCTCCGATTTCAGTTTTCCATAGCTTTTTTCAGAAGCAGCTAGAGACTGATATCTGCAGAAAGTAAAGGTCTTGATCTGATCAATGACATTATATAGGCATCACATTACTTCCATAGTAAAGCCCAGTTTAGAAATCATATGCCGATTAAATACAATTATCAGATGATCTGTTGAGTAACGCAATCATGGCTTCGGTGCAGAAGGGTTCATTTCAATCTACATTTTACTGTGGTTTATTTGGGAAATAAAAGCAGATTTTTAACTTGCATCCACCAATGCAATGGGCAGTTTACTTGGTAAAAGTATTAATGAGGAGTATAATTCATGCTTATTTTCCTTTCATGTTTCTTAGGTTAGATACCGTGAACGCATCACAATTCTTCGAGGGAATCATGAAAGCAGACAGATCACACAAGTGTATGGTTTTTATGATGAATGTTTAAGGAAATATGGAAATGCTAATGTTTGGAAATACTTTACAGACCTCTTTGATTACCTTCCCTTAACTGCCTTGGTAGATGGTCAGGTAAGTAGCACTGAAATCTGAATATTATATGTCTGTAAAACCTGCAGTCCtttcaaaaaaagttttattctcAGTTATAGACAAGTTTGATTTTTTCTCAAATTTGTAATAGAAACCATTTCCTACATGCATGGGGCTGTGAAATCACAACTATGCACTCTTTAATAGCAATTTATAGGAGTTTGAATGTATAAAATTGATGGCCCTCTATAGGTGAAAAATGTTGTAACTGAATCTGCTACTATTAACAGAGTTATTGAGAACCCTTGATGGGCAGACACAGTACATAGAATAAACATGCTTCATTTTGGCTAATATTAAGAATCAGACATGATGAAGGTTCATTATCGTTTATGTAACAGATTGAGGAAGAATATTTTTTGTCTTGTCTCAAAGAAGTCTTTTAAGTGATTTAAGATTTGGTAATCCCAGTTGATTTAAGCCCAATCATCCAAACTTCTGATAATACAGAATAAACAAATTCTTGCTAGCTATTTggatttgagttttttttttgtgtaggcAATGCACCTTGCTCAATTTCCTTAGATGTTTAGAAAAACTGcattaaattataaaacaatttttgttttctatggCTTAGATATTTTGCCTTCATGGAGGACTCTCACCATCTATAGACACACTGGATCACATCAGAGCACTCGACCGTTTACAGGAAGTTCCACATGAGGTAGATATTTGCTCTTATCTGGGATGTCTTGAATGAGAACTGGTAGATGTTAAGATGTATCCCAATTTG from Lepisosteus oculatus isolate fLepOcu1 chromosome 11, fLepOcu1.hap2, whole genome shotgun sequence includes:
- the ppp2cab gene encoding serine/threonine-protein phosphatase 2A catalytic subunit alpha isoform, which codes for MDEKAFTKELDQWIEQLNECKQLSESQVKTLCEKAKEILTKESNVQEVRCPVTVCGDVHGQFHDLMELFRIGGKSPDTNYLFMGDYVDRGYYSVETVTLLVALKVRYRERITILRGNHESRQITQVYGFYDECLRKYGNANVWKYFTDLFDYLPLTALVDGQIFCLHGGLSPSIDTLDHIRALDRLQEVPHEGPMCDLLWSDPDDRGGWGISPRGAGYTFGQDISETFNHANGLTLVSRAHQLVMEGYNWCHDRNVVTIFSAPNYCYRCGNQAAIMELDDTLKYSFLQFDPAPRRGEPHVTRRTPDYFL